The window AGACGGCGGCCAGGAACTGGCTGGCGTACAGGGCGACCCGGTGCGGCCCGCCGCCGTCGCGCTCCCGGCGGGCTTGCACGAACCGGGCCAGCCGCGGCTGCACCGCAAGCAGCCCGCATGCAAGGAAGATCAGGAATGGCACGATCAGCTCGAACAACTCAGCCGAGCTGACGACCAGCAGGAAGGCGCCGAGCACGGCGCCGCCGGCGCTGATCGCGCCCAGGGCGCGGACCCTGGCACCCTGGCCGGCGAGCTCCCGGCGGTAGCCCAGGGTGCCGCCGAGGTAGCCGGGGCAGAGCGCGACCGTGTTGGTGACGTTGGCGTCAAGCGCGGGGTAGCCGACCGCGAGCAGGGCGGGGAACGAGACCAGCGACCCGCCCCCGGCGACCGCGTTCACGGCCCCGGCGACGAGAGCCGCGCCGGCCAGGATGGCGATCTGGGGGAGCCCGAGGTCGGCCACGCCCGCAGCCTACGGGGCGGCCCGAGGCGCTCGGCTGGAAGCCCCGACGCTCACCAGCGCCACCCGGGGATCGCGTCCAGGACTGGATGCGTCATCGCTGCTCCTCCCACGCGGTCGCAGCCTACAGGTTCCCGGGGTGGGGCCGGATCGGCTCGGCCGGTGCGGGCGCTGCGCCAGCCGGCCTGCCACGCCTGGCGGGTGGGCCCTGTCCGTGGACGGGACCGCGCCGGGGGAGTACCATCCGAACACGTGTTCGAGTACCGTGTCCTGCGTGTCCATCGCGCAGGCGGGGTGGCCGGGAGGGAGGGGCCAGCGAATGGGAGAGACCACCAGCCTGCTCGACCAGGCGACCGTCACCAACGTCGGTCAGCTCGTCCGGGCCCTGCAGGCGTTCCCGCCGGAGACCCCGGTGGAGGCTGGTCTCGGCTACCGCGACGAGACCGACAGCTATCAGACCGTGACCGTCACTGCGGTGACCTCGGCCTGGCTCGACGGCCGGCCCGACGTCACCACAGTGATCGTGCTCGGCGAAACGGGTAGCCTCCGGGCGCCGTGACCGGATCAAAGGCCCATGGACGGGAGGACGTACATGTCGCAGACGCAGGCAGAGCCCATCGAGAAGGGCAGCGAGGTCAAGGTCAGGCGGCCCGGCAGCGGCGAGTCCGGGACCTGGAAGGTGACCGGGCGGGTGGCCAGCTCCGGGACCGACGACCCGGCCTACGACGTGACCAACCTGATCAGCGGGCGTCAGCGGGTCTTCCGGGCCTCTCGGCTCATCGTGCTGCGCG is drawn from Actinomycetes bacterium and contains these coding sequences:
- a CDS encoding sulfite exporter TauE/SafE family protein, translated to MADLGLPQIAILAGAALVAGAVNAVAGGGSLVSFPALLAVGYPALDANVTNTVALCPGYLGGTLGYRRELAGQGARVRALGAISAGGAVLGAFLLVVSSAELFELIVPFLIFLACGLLAVQPRLARFVQARRERDGGGPHRVALYASQFLAAVYGAYFGAGVGIMMLAILGIFLTDSLQRLNALKGLLSLLINVIAAVWFALFAEVAWLAVAVMALASLLGGQAGVALARRLDDRVLRALVIAFGLAVGLRLLLS